From a region of the Enterobacter cancerogenus genome:
- a CDS encoding bifunctional helix-turn-helix transcriptional regulator/GNAT family N-acetyltransferase — protein MEQSEIRSFRATLREMVRELGMLSRKASGTELSPLQSHILIELSNRPEGCTELASKLCVEKASMSRTLKNLSDEGYLLKENDAQDGRASLYRLSDSGKQLLSKLEENADRFVVDALASSSEEEIQVLRKSLLHFSGSLRNARRQRESNIVIRRLEPQDNAAIAEIIRNSFRENKIDHLEGVSLHDPELDSLSEAYKHPGSGYWVAEANGMIVGGAGLSSLDGETGICEMQKLFFKSEVQGMGLGRRMIAFILSQASVMGYHACYLETLKELKHAVHLYEAFGFKHIARLGNTGHDSCDIYMLKKM, from the coding sequence ATGGAACAGTCAGAAATTCGTTCTTTCCGCGCAACATTGCGTGAAATGGTCAGAGAACTGGGTATGCTCAGCCGTAAAGCAAGTGGAACCGAGTTATCCCCTCTCCAGAGTCATATATTGATTGAACTCAGCAATCGTCCTGAGGGGTGTACCGAACTCGCCTCGAAGCTTTGCGTTGAGAAAGCAAGTATGAGCCGCACACTAAAGAATCTTAGTGATGAGGGATACCTGCTTAAAGAAAATGACGCCCAGGATGGCAGAGCCTCTCTGTACAGATTAAGCGACTCCGGAAAGCAACTCCTGTCTAAGCTTGAAGAAAACGCCGACAGATTTGTTGTGGACGCTCTCGCATCATCATCTGAGGAAGAAATTCAGGTTTTACGTAAATCCTTACTGCACTTTTCAGGTAGTTTGCGTAATGCACGTCGCCAGCGTGAATCAAATATCGTTATCAGGCGTCTGGAGCCACAAGATAACGCCGCAATCGCAGAAATTATCCGTAATAGCTTTCGTGAGAATAAAATCGATCATCTTGAAGGCGTAAGTCTCCATGATCCAGAACTCGATTCCTTAAGTGAAGCCTATAAGCATCCCGGTTCCGGATATTGGGTTGCTGAAGCAAATGGAATGATTGTTGGGGGAGCGGGACTCTCGTCACTGGACGGAGAAACTGGCATTTGCGAAATGCAGAAGTTATTTTTCAAAAGCGAAGTACAAGGGATGGGGCTGGGCAGACGAATGATCGCTTTTATTCTTTCTCAGGCTTCAGTCATGGGATACCACGCCTGTTATCTTGAAACACTTAAAGAGCTGAAGCATGCCGTGCATCTCTACGAAGCTTTTGGATTCAAGCATATTGCACGACTTGGCAATACCGGCCATGACAGCTGTGACATATACATGTTGAAAAAAATGTAG
- a CDS encoding amidase family protein: MMRLIPPEDCPDEIARRLNAIKQQPGLNAILGVNPDAMLLAKRCQQQRQRGEHIGPLHGVPLIIKDNIACAPLPITLGCRALASLRASSDARVIQRLRRAGAIILARANMSEFAFDVRSRSSLGGDVANPLLPSVTAGGSSGGCAAAVAAGMADGALGTDTGGSIRIPCSYTGLVGLRPAYRRAQLDGVAPLSPSKDTVGPMVHSVEDAAMLHAIIHGLPPIPLPPRSLKGVRFGVITALQGSDDVQLAVWNLALHALSRAGATLVEIALPFMDEVRQATCLSLSEFRVAIDHWLTKQPDAPAGLKHIIDSGAFLPEFAPFLRQMLTYNTLKTPLWLAGRRFQRQLRQNLCHVAEELRLDGFVYPTVQRLPDSMAKMPPGCAPELSAISGLPAITLPCGVSRSGLPVGMEILSVQAEETGLLALARGCEEVLGGKWWKG; the protein is encoded by the coding sequence ATGATGCGCCTGATACCACCGGAGGATTGCCCGGATGAAATCGCCCGTCGGCTTAACGCGATAAAACAGCAGCCTGGGCTAAACGCCATCCTCGGCGTTAACCCCGACGCCATGCTACTGGCGAAACGGTGCCAGCAGCAGCGTCAACGCGGAGAGCATATCGGGCCTTTGCACGGGGTGCCGTTGATTATCAAGGATAATATTGCCTGCGCGCCGCTGCCCATTACCCTTGGCTGCCGGGCGCTGGCCTCGCTCAGGGCGTCCTCAGACGCGCGGGTGATACAGCGTTTGCGCCGGGCCGGCGCCATTATTCTCGCCAGGGCCAATATGTCCGAGTTTGCATTTGACGTGCGGTCCCGAAGCTCGCTGGGCGGTGATGTGGCAAACCCGCTTCTCCCGTCGGTGACCGCCGGCGGTTCCAGCGGAGGATGCGCCGCCGCGGTGGCCGCTGGCATGGCCGATGGTGCGCTGGGAACTGACACCGGCGGCTCTATTCGTATTCCCTGTAGCTATACCGGGCTGGTAGGGCTGCGCCCAGCCTATCGCCGCGCGCAGCTGGACGGTGTGGCGCCGCTCTCTCCCAGTAAAGATACCGTTGGGCCCATGGTTCACAGCGTGGAAGATGCGGCCATGTTGCACGCCATCATCCACGGTCTGCCGCCGATTCCGCTGCCGCCACGTTCGCTGAAAGGTGTGCGCTTCGGCGTGATAACCGCGTTGCAGGGAAGCGATGACGTGCAGCTGGCGGTCTGGAACCTGGCGCTGCATGCGTTGAGTCGGGCAGGGGCGACGCTGGTTGAGATAGCATTACCTTTTATGGATGAAGTCAGACAGGCGACCTGCCTGAGCCTGTCTGAATTTCGCGTGGCGATCGATCACTGGCTGACAAAACAGCCTGATGCACCTGCCGGGCTGAAGCACATTATCGACTCCGGCGCATTTTTGCCTGAGTTCGCCCCCTTTCTCAGGCAGATGCTGACGTATAACACGCTCAAAACCCCGCTCTGGCTGGCGGGGCGGCGTTTTCAGCGCCAGCTGCGCCAGAACCTGTGCCATGTAGCGGAGGAGCTGCGGCTGGATGGATTTGTGTATCCCACGGTACAGCGGTTGCCGGACAGCATGGCGAAAATGCCGCCCGGCTGCGCGCCTGAGTTGTCCGCGATAAGCGGTCTGCCTGCAATAACCTTGCCCTGTGGCGTGAGCCGCAGTGGGCTGCCAGTAGGCATGGAGATTTTATCGGTGCAGGCGGAGGAGACGGGGTTGTTGGCGCTGGCGCGGGGTTGTGAGGAGGTGTTGGGTGGGAAGTGGTGGAAGGGTTAG